The following proteins come from a genomic window of Candidatus Thiodiazotropha sp. CDECU1:
- the pilB gene encoding type IV-A pilus assembly ATPase PilB: MATTNPKVNLSGLARCLIQDRLISEEQAESAFAEALKKKVPFVSYLVENALLQSIDIAISASRGFGVPIFDLDVIDPGVIPTDAVGEKLVRAHHALPIFRRGNRLFLAVSDPTNHQGLDEIRFNTGLASEAILVEEDKLNSIINKVMEAQETSMDDLLDADLDNLDISGGEEELESDESKLDVDEAPVVRYINKLLLDAIKQGVSDIHFEPYEYTYRVRYRQDGMLREVATPPSNLANRLSSRIKVMSRMNIAEKRVPQDGRIKMQLSKSRAIDFRVNTCPTLYGEKIVLRILDPTSAQLGIEALGFEEEQQKTFLAAINKPYGMILVTGPTGSGKTVSLYTALNMLNKPEVNISTAEDPVEIQVPGINQVNTNVKTGLTFAEALRAFLRQDPDIVMVGEIRDLETAEIAVKAAQTGHLVLSTLHTNDAPQTLTRLANMGVPPFNIASSVLLIMAQRLARRLCEHCKAPEDLPREALLEEGFTEADIKTDFTIYKPVGCDMCTGGYKGRVGIFQVMPVSETMGKLIMEGGTSIQLEDQAKKERVDNLRRSGLRKVMQGITSLQELNRVTKD; the protein is encoded by the coding sequence ATGGCCACAACGAATCCCAAAGTAAATCTAAGCGGTCTTGCACGCTGTCTCATACAGGATAGGCTGATCAGCGAAGAGCAGGCGGAATCGGCTTTTGCTGAGGCATTGAAGAAAAAGGTGCCTTTTGTCTCCTACCTGGTGGAGAACGCCCTTCTGCAAAGCATCGATATAGCAATATCCGCTTCGCGAGGGTTCGGCGTACCCATTTTCGATCTGGATGTGATCGATCCCGGCGTCATACCGACAGATGCGGTGGGAGAAAAACTGGTTCGCGCCCACCATGCCCTGCCGATCTTCAGACGGGGCAACCGGCTTTTCCTAGCAGTCTCCGATCCCACCAATCACCAGGGCCTGGATGAGATACGTTTTAATACCGGCCTCGCCTCCGAAGCGATCCTGGTGGAAGAGGACAAGCTCAACAGTATTATCAACAAGGTCATGGAGGCCCAGGAAACCAGCATGGATGACCTGCTGGACGCGGACCTGGACAACCTGGATATTAGCGGCGGTGAGGAGGAGCTCGAAAGCGATGAATCCAAACTGGACGTGGACGAGGCGCCGGTCGTCCGTTATATCAACAAGTTGCTGCTGGATGCGATAAAACAGGGTGTCTCGGATATCCACTTCGAACCCTATGAATACACCTATCGGGTGCGCTATCGCCAGGACGGCATGTTGCGCGAGGTGGCTACACCTCCTTCCAATCTGGCAAACCGCCTGTCCAGTCGTATCAAGGTCATGTCGCGGATGAACATTGCGGAGAAACGGGTGCCCCAGGACGGCCGCATCAAGATGCAGCTCTCCAAGTCCCGTGCCATCGATTTCCGTGTGAATACCTGCCCCACCCTATACGGTGAAAAAATCGTTTTGCGTATTCTCGATCCCACCAGTGCGCAACTGGGTATCGAGGCCCTTGGATTCGAGGAGGAGCAGCAAAAGACGTTCCTCGCTGCCATCAATAAACCCTACGGCATGATCCTGGTGACCGGGCCCACCGGTAGCGGTAAGACGGTGAGTCTCTATACCGCACTGAACATGCTGAATAAACCTGAGGTCAACATCTCCACCGCCGAAGATCCCGTGGAGATTCAGGTCCCGGGCATCAACCAGGTCAATACCAACGTCAAGACCGGCCTGACATTCGCCGAGGCATTGCGGGCCTTCCTGCGCCAGGACCCGGATATCGTCATGGTGGGTGAGATTCGCGACCTGGAGACGGCGGAAATCGCAGTCAAAGCGGCACAGACCGGCCACCTGGTGCTCTCCACCCTGCATACCAACGATGCTCCCCAGACCCTGACCCGTCTGGCCAACATGGGAGTACCGCCCTTTAACATAGCCTCGTCGGTTCTCCTGATCATGGCCCAGCGTCTTGCCAGGCGTCTGTGCGAACACTGTAAGGCACCTGAGGACCTCCCCAGGGAGGCCCTGCTCGAGGAGGGTTTCACGGAAGCTGACATAAAAACCGATTTCACCATCTACAAACCCGTAGGATGTGACATGTGTACCGGCGGGTACAAGGGACGTGTTGGTATATTTCAGGTGATGCCCGTCTCCGAAACCATGGGCAAGCTCATTATGGAGGGTGGCACTTCGATACAACTTGAAGATCAGGCTAAAAAGGAGAGGGTCGACAACCTCCGCCGATCCGGACTACGCAAGGTCATGCAGGGGATCACCAGCCTCCAAGAACTCAACCGGGTAACCAAGGACTAA
- a CDS encoding PP0621 family protein, whose protein sequence is MGLRYIFLALALWGVFLIGRHLWRQHQQKGDPSQQVKSVDSVQCAYCGLHLPRDEAVNDDGKYYCSKAHLKAADEQKS, encoded by the coding sequence ATGGGACTCAGGTATATCTTTTTGGCGTTGGCATTGTGGGGAGTCTTCCTCATTGGCCGCCATTTGTGGCGGCAACACCAGCAAAAAGGCGATCCGTCACAACAGGTCAAATCGGTGGATAGTGTCCAATGCGCCTATTGCGGCCTCCATCTACCCAGAGATGAGGCGGTGAATGACGACGGTAAGTATTACTGCAGCAAGGCCCACCTGAAGGCTGCAGATGAACAAAAATCCTGA
- a CDS encoding sensor histidine kinase — MLNWFDTSEETLTDTSQVNNGAEHSHWRSLSLYLLYRITLSLTLMFFFYSGAGPSFLGSVVPELFTVTGSLYTALTLLSVLFFLWRSPNPEQQTYLALFVDIVAILLLTHASGGVETGMGMLIAVSIIAGALIIDGRAALLFAALAALGVITDQIYISLSTTVISPRFVQAGFLGAVFFATALLTLVLSSRVRASEQLAQERANELDHLAKINAYVIQHMRTGVLVVDASGMLVMMNDPAWHLLGMPTITTGEQLVKASPELAHMLRKHHAGSKRRYFNFRTQHQGPELRAHFNPLGGGEQGDMLIFLEDTSQITREAQQMKLASLGRLTASIAHEIRNPLGAISHASQLFDESPDLNPADQRLTEIIKTNTARVNQVIENVLQLSRRDPGSPKKIKLKLWLKKVVDDLVKHQGFHRDDILLQIEPSDTGVIADPEQLRQILTNLCNNAREHGAKDDPKIQIIGGIIQEFDHPVVDVIDNGPGITPKVAKQIFEPFFTTRNTGTGLGLYIAKELSETNHIRLEYIPGPTGGSCFRLHFDRWKPGRRPE; from the coding sequence ATGCTGAATTGGTTCGATACGTCTGAAGAGACTCTGACAGATACCAGCCAAGTCAACAATGGGGCTGAGCATAGTCATTGGCGCTCCCTGAGCCTCTATCTGCTCTACCGGATCACCCTCTCCCTGACCTTGATGTTTTTTTTCTACTCGGGGGCCGGACCATCCTTTCTGGGATCAGTAGTACCGGAGCTATTTACCGTTACCGGTTCACTCTATACCGCATTGACCTTACTCTCTGTGCTATTTTTTCTCTGGCGCTCCCCGAACCCCGAACAGCAAACCTACCTGGCCCTGTTCGTGGATATAGTCGCCATTCTCCTGCTGACCCATGCCAGTGGGGGGGTAGAGACCGGTATGGGCATGTTAATCGCCGTCTCCATCATTGCCGGCGCGCTTATCATCGATGGCCGTGCAGCGCTGCTATTTGCCGCGTTGGCTGCCCTAGGGGTGATTACGGATCAGATATATATCTCCCTGAGTACCACCGTCATATCACCTCGGTTTGTTCAGGCGGGTTTTCTTGGTGCGGTTTTTTTTGCCACCGCCCTGCTTACCCTGGTACTGAGTAGTCGGGTGCGGGCCAGTGAGCAATTGGCCCAGGAGCGGGCCAATGAGTTGGACCATCTGGCCAAAATCAATGCCTACGTCATCCAGCACATGCGCACCGGGGTATTAGTGGTCGACGCCTCCGGCATGCTGGTAATGATGAATGATCCCGCCTGGCACCTGCTAGGCATGCCCACTATCACGACCGGGGAGCAATTGGTAAAGGCATCGCCGGAGCTGGCCCACATGCTCAGGAAGCACCATGCCGGATCGAAACGTCGTTACTTTAATTTTCGCACTCAACACCAAGGGCCTGAACTCAGGGCCCACTTCAACCCGCTTGGGGGTGGGGAACAGGGGGATATGCTGATCTTTCTGGAGGATACCTCCCAAATCACCCGTGAGGCACAACAGATGAAACTCGCTTCACTGGGCAGGCTCACGGCCAGTATCGCCCATGAGATCCGTAACCCGCTGGGGGCAATCAGCCATGCCAGTCAGCTGTTCGACGAATCCCCGGACCTGAACCCGGCAGACCAGAGACTAACGGAGATCATCAAGACCAATACCGCACGGGTGAATCAGGTCATCGAGAATGTGCTGCAACTCTCACGCCGGGACCCTGGCAGCCCGAAAAAGATAAAACTGAAACTATGGCTGAAAAAGGTGGTTGATGACCTGGTCAAGCATCAGGGATTCCATCGGGATGACATCCTGCTGCAGATCGAACCCTCGGACACCGGCGTCATCGCCGATCCTGAGCAGTTGAGACAAATCCTTACCAATCTCTGTAATAATGCCAGGGAACATGGCGCCAAGGATGATCCAAAGATACAGATCATCGGTGGCATCATTCAGGAATTCGATCATCCAGTCGTTGATGTAATAGACAACGGACCAGGTATTACACCCAAAGTGGCAAAACAGATATTTGAACCCTTTTTCACCACCCGTAACACGGGCACAGGGCTTGGCCTGTATATCGCCAAGGAGTTGAGCGAGACCAACCATATCCGCCTGGAATATATTCCGGGACCGACTGGGGGCAGCTGTTTTCGCCTCCATTTTGACCGGTGGAAGCCCGGGAGACGACCCGAATGA
- a CDS encoding pilin: MRKQSGFTLIELMIVVAIIGILAAIVIPQYRDYSSRTKWANNVAAVRAVQVAIGECANDQRGLANCGTVADLINGGYVSPDFDITNTTTSYMDADPVVAGGVITLSGTPEVGECDITMTPVPNVEAVLWNINVTAASAADTCYKASTGFER, translated from the coding sequence ATGCGTAAACAGTCTGGTTTCACCCTTATCGAACTCATGATCGTGGTCGCCATCATCGGCATCCTGGCCGCCATCGTTATTCCACAGTATCGTGACTATTCCTCACGTACCAAGTGGGCCAACAATGTGGCAGCAGTACGAGCAGTACAGGTAGCCATTGGCGAATGTGCCAACGATCAAAGAGGCTTAGCTAACTGCGGTACCGTAGCTGACCTTATCAATGGCGGCTATGTCTCCCCTGATTTCGATATCACTAACACTACAACAAGTTACATGGATGCCGATCCAGTTGTCGCAGGTGGCGTAATTACACTTTCTGGCACACCAGAGGTTGGCGAATGTGATATTACAATGACACCTGTTCCGAACGTCGAAGCTGTACTTTGGAATATTAATGTTACTGCAGCTAGCGCCGCTGATACTTGCTATAAAGCAAGCACTGGCTTTGAGCGGTAG
- a CDS encoding sigma-54-dependent transcriptional regulator: protein MTQPTALIVDDEPDICELLEITLIRMGIDAHSVFDLASARKILTEQAFDLCLSDMRLPDGNGIDLVRHINQTYPQLPVAMITAHGNMESAIEALKAGAFDFVSKPVDLEMLRKLVQQAISLGKQTAQPASPDKTPGGEHSPMLGNSPPMKRVRGLISKLARSQAPVYISGESGTGKELAARQIHQLGPRAEHPFVAVNCGAIPHELMESELFGHKKGSFTGASSDHQGLFLSADGGTLFLDEIADLPLHMQVKLLRAIQEKQVRSVGSQEEIPMDVRIISATHRDLAELVENGEFRQDLFYRINVIELPLPPLRERSEDIPLLAQHFLTRMARDSGNKKSKLSSSALKKLKAYSFPGNIRELENILERSVTLLEGSELLAEDLHLPENHQAKASQASVSSDRPLGDKMEQVERDAIVKALEETRWNRTAAAKKLGMTLRSLRYRLEKFGIE from the coding sequence ATGACCCAGCCGACAGCCCTGATCGTTGACGATGAGCCGGATATCTGTGAATTGTTGGAAATCACCCTGATTCGCATGGGGATCGACGCTCACTCTGTGTTTGACCTGGCAAGCGCGCGAAAAATACTCACCGAGCAGGCATTCGATCTCTGCCTATCCGACATGCGACTGCCTGACGGCAACGGCATCGACCTGGTCAGGCATATCAACCAGACCTATCCGCAACTGCCCGTGGCCATGATAACCGCCCACGGGAACATGGAGTCCGCCATCGAGGCCCTGAAGGCAGGGGCATTCGACTTTGTATCCAAGCCTGTCGACCTGGAAATGCTGCGTAAGCTGGTGCAGCAGGCGATCAGTCTGGGCAAGCAGACGGCGCAGCCGGCATCGCCCGATAAAACACCTGGTGGCGAACACTCCCCGATGCTGGGCAATTCACCGCCCATGAAACGGGTTCGGGGGCTGATCAGCAAACTGGCCCGCAGCCAGGCCCCGGTCTACATCAGCGGTGAATCGGGTACCGGAAAGGAGTTGGCTGCACGACAGATTCACCAACTGGGTCCCCGAGCCGAGCACCCCTTCGTGGCGGTCAACTGTGGCGCCATTCCCCATGAACTCATGGAGAGTGAGCTCTTCGGGCACAAAAAGGGGAGCTTCACCGGTGCCAGCAGTGATCACCAGGGACTGTTTCTCAGCGCGGATGGGGGCACCCTGTTCCTGGATGAGATCGCCGATCTGCCCCTGCACATGCAGGTCAAGCTGTTGCGCGCGATCCAGGAAAAACAGGTTCGATCCGTGGGCAGCCAGGAGGAGATCCCCATGGATGTGCGTATCATCAGCGCCACCCACAGGGACCTTGCCGAACTGGTGGAAAACGGCGAATTCAGGCAGGACCTCTTCTACCGTATCAACGTAATTGAATTGCCCCTGCCGCCGTTGAGGGAGAGAAGTGAAGACATCCCCCTGCTGGCCCAGCACTTCCTCACCCGCATGGCCCGGGATAGCGGGAACAAAAAGTCAAAGCTCTCCTCATCCGCCTTGAAGAAACTCAAGGCCTACAGCTTCCCGGGCAATATCCGCGAGCTGGAAAACATACTCGAACGCTCCGTCACCCTGCTCGAGGGATCGGAACTTCTCGCCGAAGATCTGCATCTGCCCGAAAACCACCAGGCAAAGGCCAGCCAAGCCAGCGTATCCTCCGACCGACCCTTGGGTGACAAGATGGAGCAGGTGGAACGGGATGCCATCGTAAAGGCCCTTGAAGAGACCCGCTGGAACCGCACAGCGGCGGCAAAAAAGCTCGGCATGACCCTCCGATCCCTTCGCTACCGACTGGAAAAATTCGGTATCGAATAG